A DNA window from Labrys wisconsinensis contains the following coding sequences:
- a CDS encoding C-glycoside deglycosidase beta subunit domain-containing protein, whose product MPAGSTYCIARGMLRGPIRNVRSADAEGGNYVAFDIGNQFLHPNHPLGWIRRLEIDIDGETVPAVGSFFVLRRQWFPLTHLRTITDVWWHMGETATLNLSRPPIAPGRRVIACRFFVSLFVNTPKIDLDDLWPSLTQNISAELICEG is encoded by the coding sequence ATGCCCGCCGGCTCGACCTATTGTATTGCCCGAGGAATGCTTCGGGGGCCGATAAGGAACGTGCGCTCCGCCGATGCGGAAGGCGGGAACTACGTCGCCTTCGACATCGGCAACCAGTTCCTCCATCCGAACCATCCGCTGGGATGGATCCGCAGGCTCGAGATCGACATCGACGGGGAAACCGTCCCGGCGGTGGGTTCTTTCTTCGTCCTGCGCCGCCAGTGGTTTCCCCTGACTCATCTGCGCACCATCACCGACGTCTGGTGGCATATGGGCGAGACCGCCACCCTCAACCTGAGCCGTCCGCCGATTGCCCCGGGGCGGCGCGTCATTGCCTGCCGGTTCTTCGTTTCGCTCTTCGTCAACACCCCGAAAATCGACCTCGACGACCTCTGGCCATCGCTGACCCAGAACATTTCCGCCGAACTCATCTGTGAAGGCTAG